The genomic segment CACCAGCGCGGTGACCGGCAATGCGAGGTGCCAGAAGTAGTCGAGGACCTTGCCGCCCATGCTCAGCTCGGCGAAGTTGTTCGAGGTCAGGCCCCGTAACGGGAACCAGTCGAAATAACTGCCACCGGCAAACACCACGATCAGCAGAATTGCAAACAGGAACGCCGGGATCGCGTAGCCGACGATGATTGCCGAGCTGGTCCAGACGTCGAAGTGGCTACCGTGCCGCGTGGCCTTGGCGATCCCCAGCGGGATCGACACCAGGTACATGATCAGCGTGCTCCACAGCCCGAGGGAAATCGACACCGGCATCTTTTCCTTGATCAGGTCGATGACCTTGGCGTCGCGGAAAAAGCTGTCGCCAAAATCCAGCGTGGCGTAGTTCTTGATCATGATCCACAGACGTTCCGGCGCCGATTTGTCGAAGCCGTACATGTGCTCGATTTCCTTGACCAGCGCCGGGTCCAGGCCCTGCGCACCGCGATAGGCGGAGCCGGCCACCGACACCTCGGCACCGCCGCCGGCAATACGGCTGGTGGCGCCTTCGAAGCCTTCGAGCTTGGCGATCATCTGTTCCACCGGGCCACCGGGAGCGGCCTGGATGATCACGAAGTTGATCAGCAAAATGCCGAACAAGGTCGGGATGATCAGCAG from the Pseudomonas sp. N3-W genome contains:
- a CDS encoding microcin C ABC transporter permease YejB — protein: MLAYIFRRLLLIIPTLFGILLINFVIIQAAPGGPVEQMIAKLEGFEGATSRIAGGGAEVSVAGSAYRGAQGLDPALVKEIEHMYGFDKSAPERLWIMIKNYATLDFGDSFFRDAKVIDLIKEKMPVSISLGLWSTLIMYLVSIPLGIAKATRHGSHFDVWTSSAIIVGYAIPAFLFAILLIVVFAGGSYFDWFPLRGLTSNNFAELSMGGKVLDYFWHLALPVTALVIGNFATMTLLTKNSFLDEINKQYVVTAKAKGLTNHRVLYGHVFRNAMLLVIAGFPSAFIGIFFTGSLLVEVIFSLDGLGLMSFEAAINRDYPVVFGTLFIFTLLGLVVKLIGDLTYTLVDPRIDFEHREH